In Ascaphus truei isolate aAscTru1 chromosome 7, aAscTru1.hap1, whole genome shotgun sequence, one genomic interval encodes:
- the PRKAG3 gene encoding 5'-AMP-activated protein kinase subunit gamma-3, with translation MDFMTEEESQQQQPPPGRSMDFMTEEESQQPQPIFSGPDIPMQEAPADLGADAGLYMEFMMKSRCYDALPTSCKLVVFDISLQIKKAFLALVANGVRAAALWDSKKHCFVGMLTITDFINILHRYYKAPLVQIYELEEHKIETWREVYLQSSFKPLVHISPEDSLFQAVYSLIKNKIHRLPVMESTSGNILHILTHKRLLKFIHLFGDTIPSFMQRTIQELRIGTFHNLAIVHDSSSVYCALEIFVDRRVSALPVVNESGQVVGLYSRFDVIHLAAQKLYTNLDISVCEALRRRNLCLEGVLMCYAYETLQTVIDRIVREQVHRLVLVDEEKHPCGIVSLSDILQALVLTPAGIDGNTL, from the exons ATGGATTTCATGACAGAAGAGGagtcacagcagcagcagccaccacCGGGGCGCAGTATGGATTTCATGACAGAAGAGGAGTCCCAGCAGCCG CAACCGATCTTCTCAGGACCAGATATTCCCATGCAGGAGGCTCCAG CAGATTTAGGGGCAGATGCTGGGCTGTACATGGAGTTTATGATGAAGAGTCGTTGTTATGATGCCCTCCCCACCAGCTGTAAGCTGGTCGTGTTTGACATCTCCTTACAg ATAAAAAAGGCGTTCTTGGCTTTAGTGGCTAATGGGGTGCGTGCGGCTGCACTCTGGGACAGCAAAAAGCACTGCTTTGTGG GTATGCTGACCATCACGGACTTCATTAACATCCTGCACAGATACTACAAGGCGCCGCTG GTTCAAATATATGAACTAGAAGAACATAAAATTGAAACGTGGCGAG AGGTTTACCTACAAAGCTCCTTCAAACCACTGGTCCATATCTCCCCGGAAGATAG CCTCTTCCAGGCTGTGTATTCACTGATCAAGAATAAAATCCACCGTCTGCCAGTGATGGAGTCAACATCTGGAAATATTCTGCACATCCTGACGCACAAACGCCTGCTGAAATTCATTCACCTTTTT GGAGACACCATCCCAAGCTTCATGCAGAGGACCATCCAGGAGCTGAGGATCGGGACCTTCCACAATCTGGCCATAGTCCACGACAGCTCTTCTGTCTATTGCGCTCTGGAAATCTTTGTAGACAGGAGGGTGTCCGCGCTCCCCGTCGTGAATGAGTCGG GCCAGGTTGTAGGACTGTATTCCCGCTTTGATGTAATA CACCTGGCAGCACAGAAACTGTATACCAATCTGGATATAAGTGTATGCGAGGCTCTGAGACGGCGCAATCTGTGTCTGGAGGGCGTCCTGATGTGTTACGCTTATGAGACCCTGCAGACTGTGATTGACCGAATAGTAAGAGAGCAG GTTCACCGCTTGGTGTTGGTGGATGAAGAGAAACACCCCTGTGGTATTGTGTCCCTGTCGGACATCCTCCAGGCGctggtgttaacccctgcag GTATAGACGGTAATACCTTGTGA